The following proteins come from a genomic window of Proteinivorax hydrogeniformans:
- the surE gene encoding 5'/3'-nucleotidase SurE, which yields MKILVTNDDGIYAKGIDALVNHLIDKGHDIYVVAPDRERSASGQAITLHHPLRTTKVLKWDKASAWAVDGTPTDCVKLGLSELIDEEVDLVISGINLGPNLGTDVLYSGTVSAAIEGAVSGVPAIAVSLAGTEKLDFSYSAKIACHYAELMQKNKVPKDTLVNINVPTEKEDKIKGIKYTTLGKVRYNNPFQKREDPRGRPYYWLSGEVNQDISNEKSDVYAVSENYVSICPIHFDFTNYRLLEIIEKWK from the coding sequence ATGAAAATACTTGTAACAAACGATGACGGTATATACGCAAAAGGCATCGATGCTCTAGTAAATCACTTAATTGACAAAGGGCATGATATTTATGTAGTAGCGCCAGATAGAGAAAGAAGCGCCAGTGGACAAGCAATTACCCTACACCATCCTCTGAGAACGACTAAAGTTTTAAAGTGGGATAAAGCTAGTGCATGGGCTGTCGATGGAACTCCCACAGATTGCGTAAAGCTAGGCTTATCTGAACTAATAGATGAAGAGGTGGATTTGGTGATATCCGGAATTAACCTCGGCCCCAATTTAGGAACAGATGTATTATACTCAGGTACTGTATCTGCAGCTATAGAGGGGGCAGTCTCTGGTGTCCCTGCTATAGCAGTTTCATTAGCGGGAACAGAAAAGCTAGATTTTTCATATAGTGCAAAAATAGCCTGTCATTATGCCGAGCTGATGCAGAAAAATAAAGTGCCTAAAGATACTCTTGTAAATATAAATGTTCCTACCGAAAAAGAGGATAAAATTAAAGGAATAAAATATACAACCTTAGGCAAAGTACGTTATAACAACCCATTTCAAAAAAGAGAAGACCCTAGAGGAAGACCATATTACTGGCTATCAGGCGAAGTTAATCAAGACATAAGCAATGAAAAGTCTGATGTGTACGCTGTATCAGAAAACTACGTCTCGATATGTCCAATACACTTTGATTTTACAAATTATAGGTTGTTAGAAATTATAGAAAAATGGAAATAG
- a CDS encoding alpha/beta-type small acid-soluble spore protein — translation MAARRRRRSILPEEVLDQFKYEVADQLGLKQKIENVGWGNMSSYECGKIGGRIGGAMVKSIIRDAQKQMMEKGEL, via the coding sequence ATGGCTGCAAGAAGACGCAGAAGGAGCATACTTCCAGAGGAAGTATTAGACCAGTTTAAGTACGAAGTTGCAGATCAGCTAGGTCTAAAGCAAAAAATAGAAAACGTGGGTTGGGGAAATATGAGTTCTTATGAATGTGGTAAAATTGGTGGTAGAATTGGAGGAGCAATGGTTAAGTCTATAATCAGAGACGCACAAAAACAAATGATGGAAAAGGGAGAACTTTAA
- a CDS encoding sodium/glutamate symporter produces MTAGAIGFSLLLLGLLLVVGKWIRVKTPILQNLFLPSSLIAGFLALILGPEVLGNLDLSSIFHWFEAGVFPAHSIRTWSALPSLMINVVFAALFLGKTLPSINKVWELAGPQVVLGYIISFGQYVVGLLLVILFLGPVFGVSPLAGALIEIGFVGGHGTAAGLGDTFVEMGFEDGEALAIGLATVGVLGGAMIGIVLINWGIRQGKIKTKNNVESRDEAERKGLTELDQRHPAGFLSTRAESIEPLSLHFGYIAISILIGFAILQAFIWLEAVTWGAATGVYLFAYVPLFPLAMLGGIITQYVLDKTDRYNTLDTDLITRIQGLALDILIVGALATLQLSVIADNIVPFTVLALGGILWTVFGFLVLAPRILPSYWFERGIGDFGQSMGVTATGLMLMRVTDPENKSPALESFGYKQLLFEPFVGGGLFTAASVPLIHQFGATSILIFTGSITLILLLFGLFYFRR; encoded by the coding sequence ATGACTGCAGGGGCAATAGGTTTTAGTTTATTGTTATTAGGACTATTATTAGTAGTTGGTAAATGGATAAGGGTAAAGACTCCGATTTTACAGAACTTATTTTTGCCTAGCTCGCTGATAGCAGGGTTTTTGGCTTTAATATTAGGTCCAGAAGTTTTAGGGAACCTAGATTTATCTTCTATATTTCACTGGTTTGAGGCAGGGGTTTTTCCAGCTCATAGTATAAGGACTTGGAGCGCTTTGCCATCATTAATGATAAATGTAGTATTTGCCGCACTATTTTTAGGAAAAACGCTACCCAGCATAAATAAAGTTTGGGAACTTGCAGGGCCACAGGTAGTGTTAGGATATATTATTTCCTTTGGACAATATGTAGTAGGGCTACTGCTTGTAATTTTATTTCTAGGCCCTGTTTTTGGAGTAAGTCCCTTAGCTGGAGCACTTATTGAAATAGGTTTTGTAGGAGGACATGGTACAGCAGCAGGTCTAGGTGATACCTTTGTGGAAATGGGATTTGAAGATGGCGAAGCACTGGCCATAGGTCTTGCAACAGTAGGAGTGTTAGGGGGTGCGATGATAGGAATAGTTTTAATAAATTGGGGCATTAGACAAGGTAAAATCAAGACAAAAAACAATGTAGAGTCTAGAGATGAGGCAGAGAGAAAAGGGCTTACAGAGTTAGACCAAAGGCATCCAGCAGGATTTTTGAGCACTAGAGCAGAGTCTATAGAGCCACTTTCGCTACATTTTGGCTACATTGCCATATCAATTTTAATTGGATTTGCAATTTTGCAGGCATTTATCTGGCTAGAAGCAGTTACTTGGGGTGCTGCTACGGGAGTGTATTTATTTGCCTATGTGCCATTATTTCCTTTAGCAATGCTAGGAGGGATAATCACCCAGTATGTGCTAGATAAAACAGATAGATATAACACGCTAGATACAGACTTAATTACCAGGATTCAAGGACTAGCGCTAGATATCCTTATAGTAGGTGCTTTGGCCACGTTACAACTTTCAGTCATTGCCGATAACATAGTGCCTTTTACAGTTTTAGCTTTAGGAGGGATTTTATGGACTGTATTTGGCTTTTTAGTACTTGCCCCTAGGATATTACCCTCATACTGGTTTGAAAGAGGAATAGGAGACTTTGGACAGTCTATGGGAGTAACTGCAACAGGACTGATGCTAATGAGGGTAACAGACCCCGAAAATAAGTCCCCAGCCTTAGAAAGCTTTGGCTATAAGCAACTGCTCTTTGAACCATTTGTAGGAGGAGGCCTATTTACAGCAGCCTCAGTCCCACTAATCCACCAATTCGGCGCCACAAGCATACTAATATTCACAGGCTCAATCACGCTGATACTGTTGCTGTTTGGACTTTTTTATTTTAGGAGATAG
- a CDS encoding protein-glutamate O-methyltransferase CheR: protein MLDQHNYNEFMSKIFKLTGIDLSSYKEKQMKRRLDSLIEKKSLNTYDEYINLIKTSPTDLEEFLDRMTINVSEFFRNGERWEVLDQKILPLITAGTDKIKVWSAACSTGQEPYSLAMLFESQGLKYEILATDLDEKVLNKARQGKFNIKEKEGIPEKHHKYLNINGETFTVDPKLKRYIKFQKHNLLENSYPTDFDLILCRNVMIYFKESTKKEVYKRFNQSLKDNGILFVGSTEQIFFASNLSFKSLDTFFYKKVNS, encoded by the coding sequence ATGTTAGATCAGCATAACTATAATGAATTTATGTCAAAAATATTTAAACTTACAGGAATTGACCTAAGCAGCTATAAAGAAAAACAGATGAAAAGACGTCTAGATTCCCTTATAGAGAAGAAGTCGCTTAACACCTATGATGAGTACATAAACCTAATAAAAACCTCACCAACGGACTTAGAAGAGTTCTTAGACAGAATGACCATCAACGTATCAGAGTTTTTTAGAAATGGAGAGAGGTGGGAGGTTTTAGATCAAAAAATACTTCCGCTTATAACAGCTGGTACAGATAAAATAAAAGTATGGAGTGCGGCATGCTCGACGGGACAAGAACCATATTCACTTGCCATGCTTTTTGAGAGCCAAGGGTTAAAGTACGAGATATTAGCTACTGATTTAGATGAAAAAGTTTTAAACAAAGCTAGACAGGGTAAGTTTAACATTAAAGAAAAAGAAGGTATACCAGAAAAACACCATAAATACTTAAATATAAATGGCGAAACCTTTACCGTAGATCCTAAGCTAAAAAGGTATATAAAATTTCAAAAACACAATCTTTTAGAAAACTCCTACCCCACAGACTTTGACTTAATACTTTGCAGAAATGTAATGATCTATTTTAAGGAGTCAACTAAAAAAGAAGTATACAAAAGATTTAACCAATCATTAAAGGATAACGGAATATTATTTGTAGGCAGCACAGAACAAATATTTTTCGCCAGCAACCTATCGTTTAAATCACTAGACACATTTTTTTATAAAAAAGTTAACTCATAG
- a CDS encoding ATP-binding protein has protein sequence MSKLKKINEFLSIVFFVCLVVYILSTIFVNTPSFANITQIIFLVMILVAVDMYRARVYGSLFVAFDMPLIISSFFIINDGIFPAVTAYTITLTISALLDKNDLGIRHIKLVGRQTFPLIIAGVIYTLFSSYYSNTMLLVFLTLSTYAILNHYILHLNVYAHTKTKLTSIINLSWALTFYIVQFMGILAIIELHQAFLNNGLLLSISGVILGYVLCIACILKLNGAMDIGKNKKIYKESLNYFIETNNYGFIALDKRNNILAFNDKILEIANTTSKNVIGKPVTEIFPNTFLGRYIDSCQGIQDFVDHYFDSETDKYYSLNYLKIESENRPLKDKLVSSIILIKDATEEMAKQEEESIRNKLESLEQLAAGTANEMKNPLTVALGFLQLARQNVEKGELERDTLLYYLDNIDESLKQTDTSLERLTITANSSLNKARLKWINMSKLLQDLIKQYQVRFPNIDFKLNAPELKALVEPRLINICLNYIMENAVEAIMEKEGAGKLDIQGCIKGNDIKIEIIDDGVGIEKDKYLKIFDPYFTTKDNNNHGLGLYYCNCIINKLKGNIEVISKLNQGTKVIITLPVDLNDKLN, from the coding sequence TTGAGTAAATTAAAAAAAATAAACGAATTTCTTTCTATTGTTTTTTTTGTTTGTCTTGTGGTGTATATTTTAAGCACTATATTTGTAAATACACCGTCTTTTGCTAATATAACCCAAATTATTTTCTTAGTAATGATTCTTGTGGCTGTGGATATGTATAGGGCTAGAGTTTACGGCTCACTTTTTGTAGCTTTTGATATGCCGTTAATAATTAGCAGTTTTTTTATAATTAATGACGGCATTTTCCCGGCAGTTACCGCTTATACCATAACCTTAACTATTTCAGCACTTTTAGACAAAAACGACTTGGGCATTAGACATATTAAGTTGGTAGGGCGACAGACTTTTCCTTTAATAATAGCTGGAGTGATCTATACCCTGTTTTCTTCATACTATAGCAATACAATGCTACTTGTGTTTTTAACTCTTTCCACCTACGCAATTCTTAATCACTATATTTTGCACCTAAATGTGTACGCCCACACTAAGACTAAATTAACTAGCATTATAAACCTATCTTGGGCACTTACATTTTACATAGTTCAGTTTATGGGTATTTTAGCAATCATTGAATTACATCAGGCGTTTTTAAATAATGGTCTTTTACTTTCTATATCTGGTGTAATTTTAGGATACGTTCTTTGTATAGCCTGTATTCTAAAGCTTAATGGCGCTATGGATATCGGCAAAAATAAAAAGATTTACAAAGAATCCCTAAACTATTTTATAGAAACTAATAATTACGGATTTATAGCCCTAGATAAAAGGAATAACATCCTAGCTTTTAATGACAAAATATTAGAAATTGCAAACACCACATCAAAAAACGTTATTGGCAAACCAGTGACAGAAATATTTCCTAACACATTCTTAGGACGTTACATTGACAGTTGCCAGGGGATTCAAGATTTTGTTGACCACTATTTTGACTCTGAAACTGATAAATACTACAGTCTTAACTACCTAAAAATAGAGTCAGAAAATAGACCTTTAAAAGACAAGTTAGTGTCCTCAATAATTCTAATTAAAGATGCTACAGAAGAGATGGCAAAACAAGAAGAAGAAAGTATTAGAAATAAGCTTGAATCTTTAGAACAGTTGGCAGCAGGTACCGCAAATGAGATGAAGAACCCATTGACGGTAGCCCTTGGATTTTTGCAGCTTGCTAGGCAAAATGTTGAAAAGGGCGAACTTGAAAGGGATACGTTATTATATTATTTAGACAATATAGATGAATCCCTTAAACAAACCGATACAAGCTTAGAGCGACTGACTATAACTGCAAACAGTTCACTTAATAAAGCTAGGCTTAAATGGATAAACATGTCAAAGCTACTACAAGACCTCATTAAACAGTACCAAGTTAGATTCCCTAACATTGATTTTAAGTTAAATGCCCCTGAGTTAAAAGCCCTAGTTGAGCCTAGACTTATAAACATATGTCTAAACTACATAATGGAAAATGCGGTAGAAGCAATTATGGAAAAAGAAGGCGCTGGGAAACTTGATATACAAGGGTGTATAAAGGGAAATGATATAAAGATTGAAATAATAGATGATGGTGTAGGAATAGAAAAAGATAAATATTTAAAAATCTTTGACCCTTATTTTACTACTAAAGATAACAACAATCATGGATTAGGACTTTATTATTGCAACTGTATTATCAATAAGTTAAAAGGAAATATAGAGGTTATTTCAAAACTAAACCAAGGTACTAAAGTCATAATAACTTTGCCCGTAGATTTAAATGACAAATTAAATTAA
- a CDS encoding N-acetylmuramoyl-L-alanine amidase — protein sequence MAQKLFNQPKKRSIKPKLIFLSLLFIVAALITGSSMFFSTSEPSLPQPHVFSSDRANHFVGFKATNDSDNNRVLAFKFANLDNEKVQVHNNDGKLMLTITDTYHTEDFSEKTHLSDVVTVNQNASNTIQFALPLERLGPYNTRISEDGIFITKLNWGLEGKNIVIDPGHGQPDGGAIGPSGLLEKDVVLNISLRLKEILEDKGANVLLTREGDSRPYPSSYLQDLWERVYIAEEFGAHVVLSIHNNASDYPYVGGIETFYRPNTLQGHNNKKFAKTIQNQLTNDLGRRDRGVHSANFNVLRSEEFIGALVELMFITNPEEERLLSDPQMIEKIAQSLAEGIENFFTN from the coding sequence ATGGCACAAAAGCTATTTAATCAACCTAAAAAACGCAGTATTAAACCAAAGTTAATTTTCTTAAGTCTACTTTTTATTGTCGCAGCCCTAATTACAGGTTCATCGATGTTTTTTTCAACATCAGAACCATCTCTTCCACAGCCTCATGTATTTAGTTCTGACAGGGCCAATCATTTTGTTGGTTTTAAAGCAACTAATGATAGTGATAACAACCGAGTTTTGGCTTTTAAGTTCGCCAACTTAGATAATGAAAAAGTACAAGTGCATAACAACGATGGAAAACTTATGCTAACAATCACAGACACTTACCATACCGAGGATTTTAGCGAGAAAACACACCTTTCAGATGTTGTTACTGTAAATCAGAATGCTTCAAACACTATCCAGTTTGCTTTACCTTTAGAGCGCCTTGGACCCTATAATACAAGAATTAGCGAGGATGGTATATTTATCACTAAACTAAATTGGGGCCTGGAGGGAAAAAACATTGTTATCGACCCTGGTCATGGCCAACCCGACGGAGGAGCTATCGGACCATCAGGTCTATTAGAAAAAGATGTAGTGTTAAATATATCTCTTAGGCTTAAAGAGATTTTAGAAGATAAAGGTGCAAACGTTCTATTAACAAGAGAGGGAGATTCAAGACCTTATCCTTCTTCATATTTGCAGGATTTATGGGAGAGAGTTTACATAGCAGAGGAGTTTGGAGCGCATGTAGTTCTTTCTATTCATAACAACGCCAGCGATTACCCTTATGTAGGAGGTATTGAAACTTTTTATCGTCCTAACACTTTGCAAGGTCACAATAACAAAAAGTTTGCCAAAACCATACAAAATCAGCTGACAAACGATTTAGGCCGTAGAGATAGAGGTGTACATTCAGCTAACTTTAATGTGTTAAGAAGTGAAGAATTCATAGGTGCATTAGTTGAACTTATGTTCATAACAAACCCAGAGGAAGAGCGTTTACTCTCAGACCCCCAGATGATAGAGAAAATAGCCCAATCATTGGCAGAAGGAATAGAGAACTTTT
- the deoC gene encoding deoxyribose-phosphate aldolase, translating to MNFDQKLASMIDHTLLKAQSTKEQVTKLCKEAKEYNFATVCVNPSYIEQAKKELKGTNVGITTVIGFPLGASTSETKAFETKDAIAKGATEIDMVLNVGQMKSQNYDYVQEDIKAVVQAANGVTVKVILETCYLTDEEIVKACEFSVQANANFVKTSTGFGTGGATKEHIKLMRDTVGPEIGVKASGGVRDQKTAKEMVDSGATRIGASSSIDIVKGSASGNSDY from the coding sequence ATGAACTTTGATCAAAAATTAGCTAGCATGATTGACCATACTTTACTTAAAGCACAATCTACAAAAGAACAGGTGACAAAGCTCTGCAAAGAGGCAAAGGAGTATAACTTTGCCACCGTATGCGTAAACCCAAGTTACATAGAACAAGCTAAAAAGGAGCTTAAAGGAACAAATGTAGGGATTACTACGGTTATTGGATTTCCACTAGGTGCCTCAACATCTGAAACAAAAGCTTTTGAAACAAAAGATGCCATTGCAAAAGGGGCAACTGAAATAGACATGGTGTTAAATGTCGGACAAATGAAGTCTCAAAACTACGATTATGTCCAAGAAGATATTAAAGCAGTGGTACAAGCTGCAAATGGTGTTACGGTAAAGGTAATTTTAGAGACTTGTTATTTAACTGATGAAGAAATTGTCAAAGCATGTGAGTTTTCTGTGCAGGCAAATGCCAACTTTGTCAAAACTTCCACAGGCTTCGGTACTGGTGGTGCAACTAAAGAGCATATTAAACTTATGCGAGATACAGTAGGCCCTGAAATTGGAGTTAAGGCTTCAGGTGGGGTAAGAGATCAAAAAACAGCAAAAGAAATGGTTGATAGCGGAGCTACTAGAATAGGAGCATCTAGCAGCATAGACATTGTAAAAGGTTCCGCATCAGGAAATTCCGATTACTAA
- a CDS encoding YhcN/YlaJ family sporulation lipoprotein, whose product MKNIKIVLILVLVLSLTLLVGCRINPSPAPAPEQPENQNMQPTERDTPTDPDMSPRNIENPDQQRLPDQGQTRPNDGMMTEENIAEDIANSVSNMAGVERADVVVVGNMALIGIRTEVDDSDDIKNKVTSEVEGQHENIEQAIVTADPDLTERIGRVADQQRGGEPTSQLLEEINNIIREVRPDADTAQ is encoded by the coding sequence ATGAAAAATATCAAGATTGTCTTGATATTAGTTCTTGTATTGTCTTTGACACTTTTGGTTGGTTGTAGAATCAACCCTAGTCCTGCACCTGCTCCTGAGCAGCCGGAAAACCAAAATATGCAACCTACTGAAAGAGACACCCCAACCGACCCCGATATGTCACCTAGAAATATCGAAAACCCGGATCAACAACGGCTTCCTGATCAAGGCCAAACCAGGCCAAATGATGGTATGATGACAGAGGAAAATATAGCTGAAGATATTGCTAACAGCGTTAGCAATATGGCGGGTGTAGAAAGAGCTGACGTGGTTGTTGTGGGGAATATGGCTCTTATAGGTATCAGAACTGAAGTTGACGATAGTGATGATATCAAAAATAAAGTAACTTCTGAAGTAGAAGGACAGCACGAAAATATAGAACAGGCAATTGTAACTGCTGATCCAGATTTAACCGAGCGAATTGGCAGAGTTGCTGATCAGCAGCGAGGTGGAGAGCCGACAAGCCAGTTACTTGAGGAAATAAATAACATTATAAGAGAAGTTAGACCAGACGCTGACACTGCTCAATAA